DNA from Balaenoptera musculus isolate JJ_BM4_2016_0621 chromosome 4, mBalMus1.pri.v3, whole genome shotgun sequence:
ACCCTGCACCTGTGTTTTGAGGCATGGGCTCACGTTCACTCAGTGTGTGAAGTAAGACACAGCCTCCAGCTGGGAGGCAGGAGCATGAGGGGAAGAGTGTGGTGGGGGGCTCTAGGTtctagccccagctctgccatgtaCAGTTTGCGTGATCTTGGGGAAACGCCTGTTCCCTTCTCTGTGACTGTTCCCTCCTCTGtgactgtttcctcctctgtgactgtttcctcctctgtgactgtttcctcctttgtacAATGAAAAGGTTGTTTTATGGATCCCAGTGATTCTCAGTCTGGCTCCCATTAGAATCACCCTCAAGCTTTTAAATCCCCAGCCCACCCACCCAGAAATTCTTGTCTGGGGTGGGCCCAggtatcagtattttttttttttttttaatttttatttatttatttatttacttttggctgtgttgggtcttcgtttctgtgcgagggctctctccagttgcggcagacgggggccactcctcatcgcggtgcgcgggcctctcactatcgcgacctctcttgttgcggagcacaggctccagacgcgcaggctcagcagccgtggctcacgggcccagccgctccgcagcatgtgggatcctcccagaccagggctcgaacccgtgtcccctgcaccagcaggcagactctcaaccactgcgccaccagggaagcccagtattttttaaaaaaaatcctttagggacttccctggtggtccagtggttaagactctgcgctcccaatgcagggggcctgggttcgatccttggacagggaactagatcccacatgccgcaactaagagcccgcattgCGCAACAGAGATCTCTCACGCAGTAAcaaagatcccgcaggccgcaactaagacccggcgcagccaaataaataaatacctactatttttttttaatgaaggaaaatttttaaaaaaagctcctttagtgattctaacgtgcagccagggttgagaaccactgggccaGATCATCTGTAAGGTCCTTTCCATCACTATAATCAGAGTGTCTAGCAGGCAGGAACTACCTCTTTGGATTTCTGTTCACCACGTCTTCACCTGTGGCCCTAGATGAGGACTGTGGGGCACCCAGACTCAGGGAAGGCAGTAATCTCTTGGCGAAGTGTGTGGGTTCTGGAGCACCACAGTGTGAGTCCATGGTCGGCTCTGTTTCCTCCATGTAACATgaagataataacagtaccttcCTCATTGAGTTGTTGTATTGAGTTAATTCATGCTTCTAAAGTGCTTAAAacgatgcctggcacacagtaagtactcagtgAACTTCGTTATTGTTGTGGAGGACAACTGAATGAAAGAAGTGCCCAGAGGAGCGTGTCCAGGTGTATTCTTGGGATGCAGGTGATGGTGGGAGTCCAGTGGGCTTGAGTCTCTGGACCTCTGTCTGGCAGGGCATGCCTGGGGGCACGGGACCCGTACTGCGGCTGGGACGGGAAGCAGCAACGTTGCAGCACGCTCGAGGACAGCTCCAACATGAGCCTCTGGACCCAGAACATCACAGCATGTCCTGTGAGAACCCTTTTGTACCCCCCACCAGGGACCTCTTCCCCCGAATTCAGGCCATGACTCTCCATCAGTGTCCCCACAGCCCTGGGACCTTGTACCTTCCCTGCCCCTGCCTTGTGTGACAGGGTCCTGCTCCTGGTGTGTGTCTGCAGGTGCGAAATGTGACTCGGGATGGGGGCTTTGGCCCATGGTCACCATGGCAACCGTGTGAGCACTTAGATGGGGACAACTCAGGTTCTTGCCTGTGTCGGGCCCGGGCCTGTGACTCCCCCCGACCCCGCTGTGGGGGCTGTGACTGCCTGGGGCCAGCCATCCACGTTGCCAACTGCTCCAGGTATGTGAGGACGCAGGGCTTGCCGGCGGTGGCCttggaatgggggaggggggatggagggaACGGGGCATCCCCAGCCAGCTGTTTGCACTAAGGGACAGAAAACACTTCAGGGCTGTGCAGGGCACTGGACAGGTGGCTGATGTCTGAGGCAGGAAACATGAGCCCTGGGAGAGTTCCCACTCCAGTGGGAGAGAACTTTCTGCCTCGCGGTGCTCTTAATACAAAGAGGCATGGGAGTTACCCTAGCCAGATCATATCCTCAATAAGCCTTGCAGTCCCAAACAGGAGGGACAGCATGGGATGGTGGTAGCTTAACCACTCTGAGCTTCTCTAAATGAGGGTTACAGTGCCCACCCTGAAGGTTGttgggagggttaaatgagatcatattatatatatagagagagagagagagagcttgcACACTGCCTACTGCCTGAGGACTCCCTAAAGTggttaaaataaataacccatAATTCTTGAcactcttaaaataattttatatacactacatttattaatttaaccaTCACAACAACCTCATGGGGTAGGAATACAATCATTATCCTTACTTTAAAGATAAGAGTATGATGAGGCACAGAAGTTTTCGGTAACTTACCCAGCCTTAaacagccagtaagtggtagagccaaaaTTTGAAAATTAGGGGCAAAGGAGACAAGAGTGGGTGGTGTCTTGAGGTTGGAGCAAAGCATGTGCAGTAGTAGAATGGGGGAGAGAGCATGGGTTTGAATACCAGGGTCTGCCAACCAACAAGCCTGAAACAAAGGTTGCAGATGGCAAAGGCCTTCTCTAGAGAATATGTCCTTTTCCCCTGCGAGTAGAGGCCATGTGGGTATACCTTTGTGCTCTAACCCTAAGCACAGCCTGATATATGAAAAAAGGCTCTCAATGCATGTTCGaggagtgaacaaatgaatgaataagtcatTCCTGAGAAGGCCTGGTTAGGAACTATCTCCTGTCAATGGCACTTCCTGACAACAATACAAAATCCATCTATGCAGATGTGATTAGATCTGAGAAGCTAGAGCTCAGAGGGTCATTTCTCTCTATCCCCTCCGGCCCCACCAGGAACGGGGCGTGGACACCGTGGTCATCTTGGGCCCTATGCAGCACCTCCTGTGGGATTGGATTCCAGGTCCGCCAGCGAAGTTGCAGCAACCCTGCTCCGCGCCACGGGGGCCGCATCTGCGTGGGCAAGAGCCGGGAGGAACGGTGAGCTAGGGAGGAACGGTGAGCTAGGGCGTGGCTATTGGTTTCTGCGACAAGCCAGCCCCGAGGTCCCCGACTTCCCGGGCCCCCTAGAAGGTGGCCTGGATTCTCCAGCTGGTCCAGTGGACCCTCGTTTTCCCAGTCTCGCAATCCCAGTGACCTCTCATAGGGAAAAGGGTGCCCGTTCCCTAGAGTAACgactcctccccctctccccgtCAGGTTCTGTAACGAAAACACGCCTTGCCCGGTGCCCATCTTCTGGGCATCCTGGGGCTCCTGGAGCAAGTGCAGCAGCCACTGCGGGAGCGGTGTGCAATCGCGGCGTCGGGCCTGTGAGAACGGAAACTCCTGCCCGGGCTGCAGCGTGGTGAgggccgggccgggggcgggcgGGCGCGGGATGCCCAGACCTCGAGCCAAGGGGAGGGCAGagacggggcggggggcggagcgcggggcaggcctggggctgcGAGGCTGTGCAACAGTACCAGTCCTCACCCCGAAGGAGTTCAAGACTTGCAACCCTGAAGGCTGCCCCGAAGTGCGGCGCAACACGCCGTGGACGCCCTGGCTACCGGTGAACGTGACCCGGGGCGGGGCGCGGCAGGAGCAGCGCTTCCGCTTCACGTGCCGCGCGCCGCTGGCCGACCCCCATGGGCTGCAGTTTGGCCGGAGGAGGACGGAGACCCGAACCTGCCCCGCGGACGGCTCTGGAGCCTGCGACACGGATGGTACAGCCCTGCgcctccccacctgccaccctccctcccaggcccagagcgatggggcggggccgggagtgagagctgggggaggagggggcggggaggggacgtGCGGTTTGGAAGAAGGCGGGAGGCCTTTGGGCTGCCGTGGGAGCCCTCTGTGGCTGAGGCCAGCCCCCCTGTATCCCCCCAGCCTTGGTGGAGGAGCTCCTGCGCAGCGGGGGCAGCTCCCCGCacacggcgagcgggggctgggCCGCCTGGGGCCCGTGGTCCTCCTGCTCCCGGGACTGTGAGCTGGGCTTCCGCGTCCGCAAGAGAACGTGCACGAACCCGGAGCCCCGCAACGGCGGCCTGCCATGCGTGGGTGACGCTGCCGAGTACCAGGACTGCAACCCCCAAGCTTGTCCAGGTGACCCTCCACTAAGGAATCTGGCCCAGGGAACCCCCATCGGGGAGACTCCCAGGCCTACCCAGGCTACAGCTAACTCCTGCTTGGAGACCTCTCCTCCCTGCCAACTCTGTACAGGGGCCCCAGAGCAATTTTCTGCCCTGAACATGGACACGGCAGCTACTCCCAGGGACCACGGCATTTCCTCACCCTCCGTGTCactgttttctctcctttaatgGGTTAGCTAGACAAGGAGCTTGATTTGAGGCGGAGTTGGTTTTTGGTGTCCCCTCTGCAGCCTGCATTTCCCCTGCCACCCCTGAGGGGAGGGGGACTCCCTAACCGTGGACTGTAGCGCTGGGGCGGGGCGGACGTTGAGGGCAGTGTGGCCCTGAGAGGCCTAGCCTGGGATAGGGTAGAAGACCGTCTTGGGCCATGCCTGCACCTGCAGCCCCTCttcacccaccccatccccttgCAGTGCGGGGTGCCTGGTCCTGCTGGACCTCTTGGTCCCCATGCTCAGCCTCCTGCGGTGGCGGCCACTATCAACGCACCCGTTCCTGcaccagccccgccccctccccgggcgAGGACATCTGTCTCGGGCTGCACACGGAGGAGGCGCTGTGTGCCACACAGGCCTGCCCAGGTACTCAGTGCATCTGGCAGGGACTGGGGAGCAAAGCGGAGCCTGCCCATCCCCCCTAAGGGGGTCTGCGTGGTTAACCTCATCCCAACCCACACCCCACAGAAGGCTGGTCGCCGTGGTCTGAGTGGAGTGCATGCACGGAGGATGGAGTCCAAAGCCGTGGCCGGCACTGTGAGGAGCTGGTCCCCGGGCCCAGCACGTGTGCGGGAAACAGCAGCCAGAGCCGCCCCTGCCCCTACAGGGAGATTCCCGGTAGGTCTTCGAGCCAGCGCCTTCACACCAACCCTTCCTGCCCTGAGCCCCCAGCTTCCTTCCCCTTCTGAAGTATCCTGGGGGTGCAGGATGAAATGCCGGGGTGGGAGGTTCACACACTTCGGGCCTTTGCCCTTCCTCATTTAATGGATGGGCCGACCTTTCTCAGAGGTGGGGCCTGGAGGGAGACCAAGGGCAATGAAGGTCCCCAGGTGCAGTCCCACAGGTCAGCGCTGACCCAGGGGTCCTCCGAGACACACACCGACACACACCGCCCTGGAGGGACCCACatgctctcctccctgcctcttaCACCCACTCTGCTTGTCTTCCTGCAGTGATCCTGCCTGCCTCCAGTGTGGACGAGGCCACTGGCTGTGGAGGTAAAAGGAACCTGCCCCACCTCATGATGCTGCCCTACGATCCAcgcccccccctccccaaggAGGAGACCCATCTACTCCGAAACCTGGAGTCTCTCCACTTCTCGCTCCAGACCCACAAACCTTGTTGAGGTCCCGCACTGCTTTAGACCACATGTGGGGGAGTCTGGGCGAGTCCATCCATGCCCCTCAGCGAAGAAGTGGTGGTCAAGTCTGTATTCAAGAAGAGTCCCCCAACTCCACACCACTGGCTGCCTCCTCTGACCCAAGCCACAGGTGGTCCTGTGAGACGGGCCCCTGGTGACAGGCCACGCAGCCTTCCTGTTTCTGATGACTCTGGCTTCAAAGCCCTTCCCTTTATGTCTCACAGCCTCCTATTGGGAGGCAGTTGGGGGTCTTCACAGTGGCCCTCTCCTTACCTCttgtctcttccctctcccagggTTCAGTCTCATCCACCTGGTGGCCACAGGCATCTCCTGcttcctgggctctgggctgctGACCTTGGCGGTGTACCTGTCCTGCCAGCACTGCCGGCATCAGTCCCAGGAGTCCACGCTCGTCCATCCCGCCACCCCCAACCACCTGCATTACAAGGGCGGGGGTGCCCCCAAGAATGAGAAGTACACACCCATGGAATTCAAGGTGGGAGTCCTCTCGGAGAAGCAGAGGGCAGTGTGAAGGGTGCAGTGGTCCTGGCCCTAAGCTGGACATAACTAGGCTGGGCACTCGGGAGAGAGCAGTGGTGTTGTGAACAGAACACTGTGTCAGCAGCCAGAACGTTCTCTCATTGACTGGCTCCTGATTTCCTTGCTCTGGCCTGTCCTCTTCCCCCGTCTCTCCCTTTACCCCTTCCTCTcttgttctttccttctcccacagACCCTGAATAAGAATAACCTGATCCCTGATGACAGAGCCAACTTCTACCCATTGCAGCAGACCAATGTGTACACAACCACCTACTACCCGAGTCCACTGAACAAACACAGCTTCCGGCCTGAGGCCTCACCTGGACAACGGTGCTTCCCCAACAGCTGATACCACTGTCCTGGGGACTTGGGCTCCTTGCCTTCCTAAGGCACAGAGCAGGTGGAGGTGGGACGGTGGAGCCGGTTTGGTTTTCTCCCTCTGCACTAGGCCAAGAACTTGCTGCCTTGCCTTGTGGGGTCCCATCTGGCTTCAAAGAGCTCTGGCTGGCGGTGACCATGGGGGAGAGGGCTGGCTTCAGGCTGGCACACGGCTGCAGTTCCAGCTCAGCCCAGGTCTCTCATGGCCCCCTTGGAACCCACCATCATGCTGATCTTCCCTGCCATGTCTGGGCTGTGGACCTACTAGGCGTGTGAGGGAATTGGAGAGTGGAGATGGCAGGAGGGCAGGCTTTTAGGTTTGGATTGGAAATGACGGCCCGTGTAGCTATCAAGGGCTGAGTCTGCCCCTCTTTGGCTGGCCCCAGGAAGGGCCTGGGCTACATCCTGATTATCTCTGAAAGAAACTAGTCAAATGGCCCCAGTAGTTCTGGATTCTCTGCCCAGGGCTGGGTCATTGTGGTGCTGCCCCAGTGTGACATGGGGACCAAGGCTGGCCCAGGTTGTCCACCTTTGCCTAGCAGTCTGTGCTTTGCCCAGCGACATCCCTCTAGTCAGAGGCAGTGAGGACTGGGGTCTGGAGACTGATCTTTGCTGAGAAGTCCTTTAATCTGGGCTGGCACATTCCTCAGCCTTTCCCTCAGAGTGCACGAAAGGTGACCTAGGAGAAAGGGAGGCGGGAGTCCATTCTCCGTGCTGCTCTGGAGACTGCTTTCCAGTTGCTGCTCAACAGAGCTGTTGGCTGAGACCTGCTTGGGAGTCTCTGCTGGCCCCTCATCTGTTCAGGAAcgcacacgtgtacacacacaatCACAATCTGCCACAGCAACAAAAAGGATGTTGGGCTGTGGTATtaataattaaagatgatatccaGTCTCCAAATGTAACGTTGTCTTCATGCATATATGTGTGGGCTCCTCTTGGCCTGGTCTGGTCAATTAGAGCAATGCACTGGGGTGGCAGATGGTCTTCTCAGGGTGGGGGAGATGACCCCAGTAGAGTTTGACTTTCATAGAGGATAACTTTCCATTTGTAAGTAAATCTCCACGTACACACGTTGCCCTAAACCCTTGTTGGATAAGAGGCATAATCACAAATTCACAAGTAGGGACACAAGTACACCAAAGGCAATACAACAGGAGATTTCTGCCCATTGCCTTAGCAGCTCTACTCGGCAACACTTCCGCAGTGGAAATGTGTGAGTCCAGCAGGGGAGTATTGGTGAAGGTTATTTAATGAGGTGCTTACATTGCTGAGTTTAATAAAACCAGAATTGACTGAGAAATGAGTAAATCTGTGAGGTGGGGGAAGCCCTCTGTAGTTTTTGCTGGATTAAATCAAAATAGCCTCAAAGCCTCAGCCCACCAAATCAGTGGTACCATTTTGGATGAGATCGATGGACATGTTAAATTCAGAGAGCAATTTCCTGACTTAATTGGCTGGATCAATTCTTACAGGATTTGCAGCAAAATCTATTTGTAGCTCAGGCTGTAAAGTGTGAGATCCCGGTGGTAGAGGAAGTAGAGGatcttggggaggggaggaggaggaagaaaagagcgCTCCTGGGCCTCGTGTCTTGGACTCCCTTGTGCTTACTGGGTCAGCTGCAATAGCAGTGTCCTCAGGCCAAGGTGGAGCCCAGTCAGTGAGAGCTCAGGGGACATAATGACTATTTCTGCAGTTTGGGGATTCCTCACTGGGTTTCTATTCACCCCATGAATCCAGAGCCTATAGGGGCGTGTGTTAGATCTTGGGGTTTTGTATTCCCTTGAACCTGGTAGAGCCAATGAAGTTCAAGAGTGTTCCAGGGCCCAGGGTGCTTGCTTCACAGGAGCCACTcatatatgtcaggcactggtcAGGTCTGTAGCAAGCAGTCATGGAGAATTCCCAGGTCGTACCCAGCCACTATTGACTGGAATGGCATCAGTGGAATGGAAACCCATGTGTGTCATGGCAAGATACACACCGCACGTgtgtgcatgcgcacacacacaccctgaatTCTCTGTTTATAAAAACTGTTGTGTTTTTGGAAGCATGACCATTCATAACTCAGGAAAGGATCCACACTGCGTGCAGATTAGCTTGCATGGTTGGCAAAGGCTACTTCCTAACCAGTCGTGGCCCAGAGGTGAAGAAACCAGGAATGTGCTCCCTGACAAGGAGGGTGTGGTGCTCTCTGGCAGGTGTTGGAGGCCACATGGAGGGCTGCATGATGTCAGGAAGCTGAAGTGTGAAAGATAAAGGGGCTTCATAGGCCCTGCTGGCTCAGCAAGAACCTTCAGCAAGAGGGAGGAAGATGCCGGATTGTTGCTCCAGGCCTTCTTGAGCCCTCTTGTCTTgaaatatctgtgtgtgtgtgtgtgtgtgtgtgtgtgtgtgcgcgcgtgcacgcgcacacatTTTCTTATTAAAGTATTACGTGTTCATTGCAGAAAATGTAGAGAATTCAGGAAgccaaaaaatacaataacagtTATATTGAAAAGCAAGGCAGAGACTTGGGGATTTTAAATGGTGGTGTCTCAACATCActccaaaagcaaagagaacaaaaaagctCTGTCACTATTTTCAATAAAACTAGGATGTATCTGTAATCCCAAATCATAATACATGAAGACAAAGTAGATGAAGGAATAGCAATCATCTAAAAGAGTGGATGTGGGTCAAACTTGAGCACCCAAACAATTTCAGAAAGAATCAGAAATTGGAGGAACAAAGTATTGGGGAAGGTGGGGTTAAGGTAGGAGCCTAAAAAGAGAAGGGTTGGTTGAAAATCTGTGTGTAAGCTTCAGTTAGCCCTCAAGTTGTCTTCACTCTTACAGCTAGGTCACCACTCCTCTCTCTCCACAGAGGATGCTAAGAACAATATGTTCCCTTGAGATACTGAATCAGAGAGGCCCTGAACGTGAGAATACCAGGCACAGGGGTGGCTGTGTTGCGAGGGGCTCTTTGGACAACTGGGGGACAACAGACTATGATTATCAATGAAATTCAGCAGTTGCCTTTTCCAGCTAATCCAAGACTCTGGTACCCAGgtttctccccctcctcttctctcaggCAGAAGATTAGAAGAGGATTCTTTGAAGGAACAAATCAAACCAAAGATTCTAAAAGAATAAGCCATCTGGTCATTTGTGTAGCAGGTCCTACAGTGAAATACACTCATTAGCAAGCAGTGCCCAAGTGCACAGAGCTTGCAGTCAGTTTCTAGTAGCTCACTCTTAAATAAGaagggacagggacttccctggcagtccagcagttaagactctgtgcttccactgcagtgcaggggccacaggttccatccctggtcaggaaactaagatcccacatgctgcgtggtgtggccaaaaaaaaaaaaaaaaaaagggcagaataaGGATCACAGACATAAGAGAAAAAGCCCTAACGCAAAAGAAAGACCAAAACAAgtacacagatacagagaaacccaatgaaaacagagaaaactcaatgaaaacagaagaacatttcaaagaaatgacAATTCTTCAGAAATAAGTGAAGGTATTGCATTCAGGAGACAAGAACAAGGTGcaataaaaaggataaattaaagctcttagaaattaaaaagtatgacagcagaaaacaaaaacagtaaaaggGTTTAAAGATAATGGAAATTTCCCAGAAAGttgaacaaaaatacaaagagatggaaaataggagagaaaagataagagaattagAGAATCAATCCAGGAGTTCTAacagccaataaaaaaaattcagaggagGAACTTACCTAAGAAGGAATACAGGAAAATCTGACAGAAGCAAAGAACGAGGTATCCAGATCAAAGGACCCACACAGTAACTAGCacctttatgaaaaatatttaccctGAGGCACAtaaacatgacattttaaaatttcagccttGAAGAGAAGACTCCAACAACAGACAAAAAGATTAGGAATATGCATGGTATAAAACCTCTTACAAGATTTAAAGCTAGAATATAGCAGAAATTATCCTCAAAATTCTGAAGTAAAAATGTTTGGTTGTGAATTTTATACCCAGCCAAACTATTATCATATGAGaatagaataaagacattttcagacatgcagGGTCTCAAAAAATATATCTCACACATGCTATTCTTTCACTAAAATGAGagtaaacaaagaacaaaaacatggATCCAAGAAAAAGGGGATCTAACAGAGGAAGGGCATGAGGAGAGATATCAGGCTGACAGCAGTGCAACAGGCCTGGAGAGCAACAGTCCAGATTAACCTAGGAGGAGAGCATGCACCCAGAGGGACCCAGGGAAGACTGACTGAAACAGGTAGATTATCTGGCTACCTGTTTATTGGTTTCCATACCAACCTTGGTatggaaaattatatgaaattttactttataaaaccGTTGGAGCCGTGGGGAAAGACTTAAATTTGggttcaaagaaaaataagacaaaaacaaacaaacaaacaaaaaaaacccacccttTCGTTCTTATTGCatgatttatttaaactttttctttttttttttttaactttttctttcttaatataacACAGGAACAGAAAAACCACACAAAAGTGTAGCTTAATGAATAAAGAGCAAACACCTTTGCAATGACCGCCCAGGTGAAAAAATAGAACTTTGACAAACACTCTGAATCCCTGTCTTCTGTCCCATCCCTGTCACAACCACCTCTCCACCCTCCAAAAATGAGATAATGATTAACactaagaaaagcaaaagaacataCAGGAAAGGAAAGTGTGCAACCATGATATTTGtataatcataataattaaaaCACTGTATATGGACTTAAGCATTACTTCCCATACAGATATATTACAACTTTTTATCATGGGAGAGACAACATCAGAGGGACAGGCCTTTGAGCTTTTGGTGCCAACTGAATGTTGGGGTGAaaagtgggaaagaaaggaataaaaacttttttttttaaatttatttaatttatttttttatggctgtgttgggtcttcgtttctgtgcgagggctttctctagttgcagcaaggggggggcactcttcatcgcggtgcgtgggcctcttactatcgcggcctctcttgttgcagagcacaggctccagacacgcaggctcagtagttgtggctcacgggcccagttgccccgcggcatgtgggatcttcccagaccagggcttgaccccgtgtcccctgcattggcaggcagactctcaaccactgtgccaccagggaagcacccccaAACTTGCTTTGACAGCTGGCAACGGACAAGCACTCTTCCTCCAGTATCCATTCTTCGTATTCATTGTGTGGGAGGGTGGCTCAGTCTCTAGCTTTActgctcaccagctgtgtgacctcagcaaatctcttccctctctgGGTTTCTGTTTTCTGGCCTATGTCATGTCAGGTTTGAGCCCAGAGTCTCTACCAACTTCTATGATTCCTAGAGCTTTGGGAAAAATTCTTGCACGTGGTGCTTTTTCCTCTATGATGCTAGCCAAGTGCTCCAGTGTTGCTCTGGCCCTGTCTCTGCCACCTCTAACTTGTCTCAGAGTCGGCTGTGCTCCTCAGCGCTGGGTCATCTTCAGGGGACACCAGGCACCCTGAACCCGCTGTCCTCACACAGGAACCTGGGGAAATGTCTTCCTCAGAGTCTCCCATTCTTGACTCCTGGGCCCCAAGTTCCGCTTCCTTGAGGCGGATAGAGGTGGACAGTGGATACACATGCATataatgtgtatttgtgtgtcaCCAAAGTTTGGCTTTGACCTTGCTATTCAGCCCAAAATCTGTGAATTGGCCTTCAGCCTCAGCTTTTGGAAGTTCAACTGTAACAGGGGCGGAGTGCACGCCCGTTAGGGCGAGACGTTAGCGCAGTAGTTAGAGGTCCCGCTCCGCCAGCGGTCGGCCTCGCAGGGCTCTCCCGGCAGAGGGTGCGGTGAGAGGCGGATCCCGGCCTTCTCCCTGGGGCCCTCCAGGGCCCTTGGCCGAGGGGCCGGTGGGTGAGCTGGGGTTCCGGGGACAGGCTGAGGGCTGTGTCCCGCAGAGCTCCAGAGCGCTCGCCACGGCCGACCACTGGCcgggcccaggacccagctctgcgaCCTAATGGGGCCGCAGTCCATGGAGGCCTCAGCAACTGGAGTATATGGA
Protein-coding regions in this window:
- the SEMA5B gene encoding semaphorin-5B isoform X4, coding for MVFPGPLAITLLPPSLTLLVVHLASSQDVASEPSSEQQLCSLREHPIVAFADLKPWVSNFTYPGAQDFSQLALDPSRNQLIVGARNYLFRLSLANVSLLQATEWASNEDTRRSCQSKGKTEEECQNYVRVLIVTGRKVFMCGTNAFSPVCSSRQVGNLSRTVEKINGVARCPYDPRHNSTAVISSQGELYAATVIDFSGRDPAIYRSLGRRPPLRTAQYNSKWLNEPNFVAAYDIGLFAYFLLRENAVEHDCGRTVYSRVARVCKNDMGGRFLLEDTWTTFMKARLNCSRPGEVPFYYNELQSAFHLPEQDLIYGVFTTNVNSIAASAVCAFNLSAISQAFNGPFRYQENPRAAWLPIANPIPNFQCGTLPEVGPNENLTERSLQDAQRLFLMSEAVQPVTPEPCVTQDSVRFSHLVVDLVQAKDTLYHVLYIGTESGTILKALSTTSRSLRGCYLEELHVLPPGRREPLRSLRILHSARALFVGLSDGVLRVPLERCAAYRSQGACLGARDPYCGWDGKQQRCSTLEDSSNMSLWTQNITACPVRNVTRDGGFGPWSPWQPCEHLDGDNSGSCLCRARACDSPRPRCGGCDCLGPAIHVANCSRNGAWTPWSSWALCSTSCGIGFQVRQRSCSNPAPRHGGRICVGKSREERFCNENTPCPVPIFWASWGSWSKCSSHCGSGVQSRRRACENGNSCPGCSVEFKTCNPEGCPEVRRNTPWTPWLPVNVTRGGARQEQRFRFTCRAPLADPHGLQFGRRRTETRTCPADGSGACDTDALVEELLRSGGSSPHTASGGWAAWGPWSSCSRDCELGFRVRKRTCTNPEPRNGGLPCVGDAAEYQDCNPQACPVRGAWSCWTSWSPCSASCGGGHYQRTRSCTSPAPSPGEDICLGLHTEEALCATQACPEGWSPWSEWSACTEDGVQSRGRHCEELVPGPSTCAGNSSQSRPCPYREIPVILPASSVDEATGCGGFSLIHLVATGISCFLGSGLLTLAVYLSCQHCRHQSQESTLVHPATPNHLHYKGGGAPKNEKYTPMEFKTLNKNNLIPDDRANFYPLQQTNVYTTTYYPSPLNKHSFRPEASPGQRCFPNS
- the SEMA5B gene encoding semaphorin-5B isoform X2, giving the protein MVFPGPLAITLLPPSLTLLVVHLASSQDVASEPSSEQQLCSLREHPIVAFADLKPWVSNFTYPGAQDFSQLALDPSRNQLIVGARNYLFRLSLANVSLLQATEWASNEDTRRSCQSKGKTEEECQNYVRVLIVTGRKVFMCGTNAFSPVCSSRQVGNLSRTVEKINGVARCPYDPRHNSTAVISSQGELYAATVIDFSGRDPAIYRSLGRRPPLRTAQYNSKWLNEPNFVAAYDIGLFAYFLLRENAVEHDCGRTVYSRVARVCKNDMGGRFLLEDTWTTFMKARLNCSRPGEVPFYYNELQSAFHLPEQDLIYGVFTTNVNSIAASAVCAFNLSAISQAFNGPFRYQENPRAAWLPIANPIPNFQCGTLPEVGPNENLTERSLQDAQRLFLMSEAVQPVTPEPCVTQDSVRFSHLVVDLVQAKDTLYHVLYIGTESGTILKALSTTSRSLRGCYLEELHVLPPGRREPLRSLRILHSARALFVGLSDGVLRVPLERCAAYRSQGACLGARDPYCGWDGKQQRCSTLEDSSNMSLWTQNITACPVRNVTRDGGFGPWSPWQPCEHLDGDNSGSCLCRARACDSPRPRCGGCDCLGPAIHVANCSRNGAWTPWSSWALCSTSCGIGFQVRQRSCSNPAPRHGGRICVGKSREERFCNENTPCPVPIFWASWGSWSKCSSHCGSGVQSRRRACENGNSCPGCSVEFKTCNPEGCPEVRRNTPWTPWLPVNVTRGGARQEQRFRFTCRAPLADPHGLQFGRRRTETRTCPADGSGACDTDALVEELLRSGGSSPHTASGGWAAWGPWSSCSRDCELGFRVRKRTCTNPEPRNGGLPCVGDAAEYQDCNPQACPVRGAWSCWTSWSPCSASCGGGHYQRTRSCTSPAPSPGEDICLGLHTEEALCATQACPEGWSPWSEWSACTEDGVQSRGRHCEELVPGPSTCAGNSSQSRPCPYREIPVILPASSVDEATGCGGFSLIHLVATGISCFLGSGLLTLAVYLSCQHCRHQSQESTLVHPATPNHLHYKGGGAPKNEKYTPMEFKTLNKNNLIPDDRANFYPLQQTNVYTTTYYPSPLNKHSFRPEASPGQRLHNFGSYKA